AAAACAGGAAGATAATCTATCTCTTCTAAAATAGTATCAATCTTTTTTTCCTCCGCAAAAAGAGTTTTAATATCAAAATCAGAGATTTTATATTTTGTTCTTAACTGGGTTACCTTTTTTTCCCATTTTTCTGAATCACCTAAAGTTATACCTACCTCAAAATTATTCGTTTTCATATTTATCTAATAACCAAAAATATATTCTTTTAGCAAATTTTTCAGATATATTCTTCAACATATCTTCTTCTTTATATATAACAGAAAGAGGAAAAGCTAAACTTTCTTTAATCGTATCTTTTGACACCTCTTCTCCTCTTTTATAAATAGTAGCCTCTGCTTCTACACTAAATCTTCCACTTACAACTTCAGAAATATCTCCTTTAGAATAAAAAAGAGGACGTCTTACCAACTTCTTTACATCAATATTTATAGAGATATCTGCTTGTTCTTTAGAATAAACAAGGTTGAAACCTGGATTTTTATTAAAAATATTTTTAATCTCTTCAGTCAATGAGATATCCAACTGAGGCATAAGGGTAGAGTTCTGTATTGGTATTATAAAAACAGAAACGTCCCCACCTTTCACAAATTTATAACTACACCCGCTAATCAGTAAAATTATACTAATTGACAGGACCAACCTTTTCAGAAGAAATCTTACCATAATCAGTATCCGGATATTTTTCAGCCACTATTTTGTAATAGTAATCTGCAGATTTTGTTTTTCCTACTCTTTCATAATAGGAGGCTATATCAAAATATTTTTTTGCCTCAATATTTAATAGGTTGTTTCTTATATCTAAAACCTCTTGTAAATACTTGCTATCACTATAAGAAGCAATAAAAGCATCTGCTCTAACTTTAACTTTCTGTAAACCTTCAACACTTTTCGTTTTTGAAGGTACAGCCCTATATTCAGAGCATACAAGCAAGTAGTGGGCTTCTTCCCTTATTGATAGATTCAGAGTTTTATCTATAAGATTAAGTAAAACGTTTTTTGCTTTAACATACTCTTTCATTTCAATATAAAATTTCCCAAGTTGAATAGATTTTTCATCTGCCTCTTTTATATAAGGATACTCCTCTAATATTCCGGCTATAACTTCGGCTTTATCTTTCTCCTTAAATCTTAAAAGACGAAAAGAGGTTTTACCAACTTTTTTTTCAGCCATATCTAACTGTGCTTTCACAGCATCCAAAACTCTTGCTGAACCTGGATAGTTTTTTGTTAATCTTTCGTAATAATTTAAAGCTTTTTTGGTATCACCACGTTGTGTGTACAACTCACCAAGCATAAAACAAGATTCTGGAGCATATTCTGAATCAGAAAAATGTTTCAAAAGTTTTCTATGCTCATTTATTGCCTTTTCAAGGTTTCCATCAGCTTTCAATTCTTCTGCCCACTCAAATTGTTCTTTGGGAGTACTTTTAACTGCATATTTTGGGTTGATCCACTTTCTACTTTTTGGAGTCCATTCCCAATAAGCAAAAGCATTCACAGAAAAAATTAAAATTGTAAGTAAAATTATATTACTTTTTTTTATCACCATTTATCTCCTTCACTATAAGTGTTTTATACAAGAAGCGGTTATAACCTAACCCAACTATTGTATGCTTTTAACTATGTAAGTGTCAATAAGACACATTGACAAAAATTTATTTTATAGGAACCATATCCTGATAGTTGTACCCTTTCTTAACATCGGTCTTTAATGGAACTTTTAAAACCATAACCTCTTCCATCAATTTTTTTACATTTTCGTACACTTCTTTTTCTTCATCAGCCACTACCTCAAAAAGCAACTCATCGTGAACCTGTAAAACCATTCTACTTTTCAGATTATTGGTATGAAAATAATTATATATATTGTTCATAGCAACTTTAATCAAATCGGCCGCAGAGCCTTGAATTGGCATATTTACAGCCGCTCGCCTCCCAAACTCTCTCTGCCGTTTATCTTGGCTTTGAACTTCGCTTATATATCTTCTACGATTAAGTATAGTAGAAACATACCCGTTTTTTTCTACAAATTGTACAGTCTTGTTTATATAATCTTTAACATTAGGAAACCTGTTAAAATACTCTTTTATA
The window above is part of the bacterium genome. Proteins encoded here:
- the bamD gene encoding outer membrane protein assembly factor BamD, coding for MVIKKSNIILLTILIFSVNAFAYWEWTPKSRKWINPKYAVKSTPKEQFEWAEELKADGNLEKAINEHRKLLKHFSDSEYAPESCFMLGELYTQRGDTKKALNYYERLTKNYPGSARVLDAVKAQLDMAEKKVGKTSFRLLRFKEKDKAEVIAGILEEYPYIKEADEKSIQLGKFYIEMKEYVKAKNVLLNLIDKTLNLSIREEAHYLLVCSEYRAVPSKTKSVEGLQKVKVRADAFIASYSDSKYLQEVLDIRNNLLNIEAKKYFDIASYYERVGKTKSADYYYKIVAEKYPDTDYGKISSEKVGPVN